In Coriobacteriia bacterium, the genomic window TCGCGGTGAGTCCGGTCACCCAGCCGTCGCGGCCGACCACCTCGACCGGAGAGCAGAGCGTCTCGAAGACCACGCCCTCCTGCTCGGCGTGATGCACCTCCTCGCGTCGCGCCGGCATCTCTTCGACGCTGCGCCGGTAGACGAGGGAGACCGCGTCCGCGCCGAGACGGAGAGCGGTCCGCGCGGAGTCCATGGCGACGTTGCCGCCGCCGACCACCGCCACGTGCCGGCCGCGCAGCACCGGGGTGTCGTGGTGCGGGAAGTCGTAGGCGCGCATGAGGTTCACCCTGGTGAGGAACTCGTTCGCTGAGTAGACACCGTTGAGGTTCTCGCCGGGGATGCCCATGAAGACCGGAAGGCCCGCCCCGTTGCCGAGAAAGACGGCGTCGAAGCCCGACTCCCCGAGAAGCTCGTCGACCGTCACCGTGGCGCCGACGACCGTGTCGAGCACGATCTCGACTCCGGAGATCCGCAGCGCCTCGATCTCCGCCGCGACGATCGCCTTCGGGAGCCTGAACTCGGGGATGCCGTAGACGAGCACGCCGCCCGCCGCGTGCAGGCCTTCGAAGACGGTGACGGCATGACCGAGACGGCGCAGTTCGCCGGCGCACGCGAGCCCGGCGGGGCCGGAGCCGACGACCGCGACACGGCGGCCGGTGTCCGCGCCGAGCACGGGGACGCACCGGTGCTCGAGGTCGCAGGCGAGGTCGAAGTCGCCGAGGAACCGCTCGAGGCGTCCGATGGCGACCGGCTCGCCCTTGCGGGCGAGCACGCATGCCGCCTCGCACTGCTCCTCCTGCGGGCAGACGCGGCCGCAGACCGCCGGCAGGGCGTTGCGTTCCTTGAGGACCGCGACGCCCCCCGCCGGGTCGTCGTCGAGGATCCTTGCGATGAACGACTTGATGTCGACCTGCACCGGACAGCCGGCGATACATGTCGGGTTCGCGCATTGGAGACACCGCTCCGCCTCCGCCAGGGCTGTCGCCGCGTCGTATCCGAGCGAGACCTCGTCGAAGTCGGCCGCACGCAGGAGCGGATCGCGCTCCGGCATCGGATTGCGCGGCTCCTTCGAGGCCCGGCGGCGACCCGGCCCCGTCACGTCGCCGGTCGGCACGCGCACTCCCGCTGGTAGTCGGCGTCCGCCTCGCGCTCGTCGTCGACGTAGACGCGCTGACGGCTCATGAGCTCCTCGAAGTCGACCTCGTGCCCGTCGAAGTCGGGCCCGTCCACGCAACCGAATCGCGTGACACCGCCGACCGTCACCCGGCAGGCGCCGCACATCCCGGTGCCGTCGACCATGATGGGGTTCAGGCTGACCGTGGTCGGCACCTCGTGTTCGCGGGTGGTCGCCGCGCAGAACTTCATCATCACCGCGGGGCCGATCGCCATGGCATGGTCGATGGTCCCCGCTTCGCACAGCTCCTTCAGCGGAGTGGTCACGAGCCCCTTCCGGCCGGCGCTGCCGTCGTCGGTGCAGACGACGAGGCCTTCAAGCGGCAGGGCACGGAACTCGTCCTCGAGTATGAGGAGGTCGGCGCTGCGCGCGCCGAGCACGACCGTCACGCGAGCGCCCGCGGCGCACATCGCCCGCGCAACGGGATAGGCGACCGCGGCGCCGACCCCGCCGCCGACGACGGCGACCCGGCCGAGCCCCCCGACGCTCGTCGGCGTTCCCAGCGGTCCGACTACGTCGGCGATCGAGTCACCGGTGTCGAGCGACGCGAGCTTGCGGGTGGTCTTGCCCACCACCATGAAGATGAAGCGGACCCACCCCTGCTCCACCGACCAGTCGGAGAACGTGAGCGGCACGCGTTCGCCCGTCTCGTCGATACGGAGCATGAGGAACTGGCCGGCGCGCACCTTGCGCGCGACGAGAGGGGCGGACACCCCCATCTCGAAGACCGCCTCCGAGAGACGGCGCTTGTGCACCACTTCGAACAACCCGGGCTCCCTGGAAGCGGTCCCCGCCTCAGTTTGGGCGACGTGTGAGCATGGTAGCATGGACCGGGGGCGACCCGCCCCAGGATGGAGGGGCCCGATAACCCATGCCGCGCGCGCCACGACCCCGCCGCTCCCGCGCCACGTTGCGGGTCGAGATGCTCTCCCTCACAGGCTTGGCGGCGGGAACGCTGATCGCGTTCAAGACGCTCGCTCAGGTCCGCGTCGGTCCCGGCTGGGACTCGTACGCCTTCCTGGTCAACGCCGCCGAGTTCGCCGGGAAGGGCGTCGGGTACACCGAGCTGCACCGCCCGCCGTTCCTCTCGTTCCTGGTCTCTCTCGTCTTCCGGTTCACCGCGCGCAACGCCGCGGTCGTCCAGTGGGCCGACGCGGCTCTCTCGCTCGCGGCGATCGTCGCGTTCTACCTGCTGCTGCTGCGCCGGTTCTCCGCGCCCAAGGCGGCGACAGGAGCTCTCGCCCTGCTCGCCTTCCCGCCGCTCTGGGACTACATCGGGACCGGCTACACGGACTTCGCGTCAGTCGGCCTGAGCATGTGGGCCCTGGTCTTCCTCACCAAAGCGACCGAGGAGGACAGCCGCTGGTACCTGGCGGCGGCGCCCGTCTTCGTCCTCGCGGTCCTCACTCGCTACACGGCCCTGCTCTTCGCGTTCCCCATGCTGTTGTGGCTCGTCTTCCGAGCGCGCCCGTTCCGCGACGCAGGCCGCATCGGTGGCGCGATCGCGCTCGCCATCGCGACGTACGTGCCGGCGGGGGTCTTCTACCACCGTCGCTTCGCCGACATGCTCTTCCCGTTCGCCGTGGCACTCGGAGCGGTCCAGGACACGTCGGCGGTCACACCGGTCACAGCGGCCGGCCTGCTCGGGACCGGCTTCGCGGCACAGGCCAAGTCGCTCGCAGCGCTGGTGCTCCCGTCACCGGTCTCGCCGTTGGCCTGGCTCATCGTGGTCGGGGCGGCCGCGGGCCTGATCTCGCGCGTCCTGCCGCCGAACCGGTCCCGGCTCCCGTGGAGCCGGATTCTCCTATCGGCTGCGGCGGTCGCCGGGCTCGGATACGGGCTGGTCAAGGGCGGGCTCTTCGCCGGCCAGTTCCTCATACCGATAGTCATCTACCTCGTGTGGAGATGGGTCGGCCCGCGTGACCTCGACGGCGCGGACCCGCGCACCCCGCGGGGAACCGCACTCGCCGGGGTCATGATCGCCTGGGCCCTCGCGTACGCGGACTTCCACGCCCTGGACCTCTTCCGGGTACCGCGCTACGTGATCATGGTCGCGCCGACGCTCGTCTTCCTGTGCCTGCTCGGCTGGGACTCCTGGTCCAAGACGCTCGGCGACCCGCGCGCGCGGACGGCGGGAGGCGCGCACCGATCGACTGCCGCCGTGTGGCTGTCCGCACCGCTCGTCGCGCTCGTACTCGCCTCCGTCGCGCTCAACGCCGCGCACACGTCGCGAACGCCGGACTACCTCGTCGCCGGGGCCAGATCGACGGCGCGATGGCTCGTGAAGCACGACCCCGGCGTCTCCTCCGAGACCGTCTACTCCGACCTCTGGCCGCTCACCAGCTGGTATCTCGGCTCGGCTGCTCGGCCCATGCCGTTCTTCACGAACCTCACGGCGTTCGACCACGAACTGGACAAGAACGCCGCGGCGTACTACGTGACGACCCGCTCCAAGCCGTTCAAGGGGTACGACGCCGTCGACGCGGCGCAAGGGGTCACCGTCCTCCGGCGTCGTCCCGGCGCCCGGCCCCGCCCCTTGCCGCGCGTCCTCTATCTCGGCCGATCGTGGCAGAACTACCTCGAGAGGCTCACCGGATACGGCATCTACCTCGATTTCGACGCGGGACAGTACGGCTGGGTCGGCACGGCCTACCTCGATGCGTTCACCCCCGAGCAGCTGGCACGATACCCCGTGGTCGCCGCGTACGGCGTCAGATGGCACGAGCGCGACCGCATCGAGGGCCTACTCGCGCGATACGTGCGCGACGGCGGCTCTTTGATCCTCGACGCATCGCGCAACATGGGCGACCCGCCTTTCGTCCTCTCCGACACCATCCTCTTCGGCACCCTCATCCGACGAGGCGGCGTCGAACCCG contains:
- the gltA gene encoding NADPH-dependent glutamate synthase; this translates as MPERDPLLRAADFDEVSLGYDAATALAEAERCLQCANPTCIAGCPVQVDIKSFIARILDDDPAGGVAVLKERNALPAVCGRVCPQEEQCEAACVLARKGEPVAIGRLERFLGDFDLACDLEHRCVPVLGADTGRRVAVVGSGPAGLACAGELRRLGHAVTVFEGLHAAGGVLVYGIPEFRLPKAIVAAEIEALRISGVEIVLDTVVGATVTVDELLGESGFDAVFLGNGAGLPVFMGIPGENLNGVYSANEFLTRVNLMRAYDFPHHDTPVLRGRHVAVVGGGNVAMDSARTALRLGADAVSLVYRRSVEEMPARREEVHHAEQEGVVFETLCSPVEVVGRDGWVTGLTATRMELGEPDASGRRAPMCVLGSEFTLGCDTVVMAIGTRANPLLTGATPGLELDGRGYVIAGEDGETSRPGVFAGGDIVTGSATVILAMGAGKKAARAIDARLNAP
- a CDS encoding sulfide/dihydroorotate dehydrogenase-like FAD/NAD-binding protein, which codes for MFEVVHKRRLSEAVFEMGVSAPLVARKVRAGQFLMLRIDETGERVPLTFSDWSVEQGWVRFIFMVVGKTTRKLASLDTGDSIADVVGPLGTPTSVGGLGRVAVVGGGVGAAVAYPVARAMCAAGARVTVVLGARSADLLILEDEFRALPLEGLVVCTDDGSAGRKGLVTTPLKELCEAGTIDHAMAIGPAVMMKFCAATTREHEVPTTVSLNPIMVDGTGMCGACRVTVGGVTRFGCVDGPDFDGHEVDFEELMSRQRVYVDDEREADADYQRECACRPAT
- a CDS encoding glycosyltransferase family 39 protein; the encoded protein is MPRAPRPRRSRATLRVEMLSLTGLAAGTLIAFKTLAQVRVGPGWDSYAFLVNAAEFAGKGVGYTELHRPPFLSFLVSLVFRFTARNAAVVQWADAALSLAAIVAFYLLLLRRFSAPKAATGALALLAFPPLWDYIGTGYTDFASVGLSMWALVFLTKATEEDSRWYLAAAPVFVLAVLTRYTALLFAFPMLLWLVFRARPFRDAGRIGGAIALAIATYVPAGVFYHRRFADMLFPFAVALGAVQDTSAVTPVTAAGLLGTGFAAQAKSLAALVLPSPVSPLAWLIVVGAAAGLISRVLPPNRSRLPWSRILLSAAAVAGLGYGLVKGGLFAGQFLIPIVIYLVWRWVGPRDLDGADPRTPRGTALAGVMIAWALAYADFHALDLFRVPRYVIMVAPTLVFLCLLGWDSWSKTLGDPRARTAGGAHRSTAAVWLSAPLVALVLASVALNAAHTSRTPDYLVAGARSTARWLVKHDPGVSSETVYSDLWPLTSWYLGSAARPMPFFTNLTAFDHELDKNAAAYYVTTRSKPFKGYDAVDAAQGVTVLRRRPGARPRPLPRVLYLGRSWQNYLERLTGYGIYLDFDAGQYGWVGTAYLDAFTPEQLARYPVVAAYGVRWHERDRIEGLLARYVRDGGSLILDASRNMGDPPFVLSDTILFGTLIRRGGVEPDAPLTVAPWFVERHPGLGRIAAAPFVDEGGGRWFGALYEPVRVTTPVRVLARIAGKPAILMQPLGKGRIYWIGYNLVWHAQLTDNRSEMRLVRAIVEDALSRETTPSP